A window of Flavobacterium psychrophilum genomic DNA:
TCAGAACTATTACGGGTTAAGCTTACCGATGCTGTAAACACATCAGATGCAACATCTGCCTTATAATGCAACCCTTTAGTATTAAAGCTGCCATAGTTGAGCTTTAGGGTATTATTGAACTTTTCACCGAAAGAAATATCATTATTAAGGTGAATACTTCCTCCAATAGCGCTGGTTCCGTAAATAACACTTCCACCGCCGGCTTTTACGCTTATGGAACTAAAATCGCGTGTCGTTAATGTATTAAAGTCGGTTTGCCCTAGCAGCTGTGAATTGATGTTGATACCGTTCCACAATACTGCCGTTTGCTGTGCTGTCGTTCCCCTGAATGAGGGCGAAGACACCATACCCAAACCATTTTCTTTAAAATAGATAACAGAATTATAATTTAGCAAAGAGGTAAGCGAAGATGCATTTTTATTGATAATAGAATCATTAAGCTTTAACACCGATTGTGATGCAGAGTAATCGCGAAGCTGGGTGTCAGATACTATAACTTCTTTTAGGGTAATAGTATCTGTTTGCGCCACAGCAAGCTGGCACAATAAAAGCAATAACGGTAAAATGAATTTTCTAAGTGTCATAATCCGTAAGCCTTTTTTCCCGAAGGCCCGATATAAGTTATTCCTAAGGCAGGTCTCCTGGCTTGCGTACTGTTGTTTACCTTCCCGCCCTTTACGAACAGTGGTTGTAGTTTACAACAGCCTCCCCTTTAAGAGGATAAGCTTACAGTTGCGGGAACAGCCCAGGCGTTAAACCTGATTCCCTTTTAATGTGATGGCGTAAAAAAACATCACAACCTTAAGTGCTGCAAATATAGTACTAATGTTGATATATTTAATTTATACATTTGCATTCCGTTGAACATTTTTTATGAGAAACCTATATTACCTTCTATTTTTTGTAGCATTATCAGTTTCAGGCTGCAAAAACGACACAAAACGCACTACCGATAAAAACGTAGCGGTTATCAATACTATAACACACGCCAATGGCCTGCAGATTTACCGTTACGACGGTTACACTGTGGTAAAAGTTACTAATCCGTGGCCGGAAGCACAGCAGGGTTTCACCTATGTTATGCATAAAAAAGGAACTACCGTACCTGATAGCCTTAGGCAATATATCACCGTTCAGGTACCGCTTAAAACAGTAGTGGTAACCTCAACAACCCATATTCCGTCACTGGAACTATTTAACGCCGAAACTACACTTACAGGTTTTCCTGGAACTGATTTTATATCTTCCAAAAAAACCAGGGCTCGCATTGACAGCGGAAAAGTAAAAGAAGCAGGTGCCAACGAAACCCTTAACACCGAAGTACTTATTGACCTTGCTCCCGATGCTGTAGTAGGTTTTAGCATAAGCGGTACCAATAAAGCGCTGGCTACACTGGAACAAAGCGGACTTAAAGTGTTATACAACGGCGACTGGACAGAGCAAACACCTCTTGGCAAAGCCGAATGGATCAAATTCTTTGGTGCATTATACGACCAGGAAGATAAAGCCGACAAACTGTTTGCCGATATAGAAAAACAGTATAACGATGCCCTTAGGCTTGCACAAAAAGCAACTACAAAACCTACTGTTTTGGGTGGGGCTATGTTTCAGGATCAGTGGTATTTGCCACAGGGCGGAAGCTGGGCTGCACTCTTTTTAAAAGATGCAAAATCCAATTACCTGTGGGCTGATACCGAAGGTACAGGAAGCCTTACATTGTCTTTTGAAACAGTATTAGACAAGGCTCAGGATGCCGACGTATGGGTAGGCCCTGGTCAGTTTACCACTTACAAAGAAATGACAGATGCTAATCCGCATTATGCACAGTTTAAGGCATTCAAAACTAAAAATGTATATTCGTACAGCAGTAAAAAGGGCGCAACAGGCGGACTTTTGTATTTCGAGCTTGCCCCGACCCGTCCCGATCTGGTGCTTAAAGACCTAATCGCTATCTTGCACCCCGAATTAATGCCGGGTTACCAGCTGCACTTTTTCGAAAAACTAAAATAACACCGCTTTGCACAACAAAAAACGGAATATAGCATTGTTTACCCTATTGGGCATTGCCCTGCTATTGCTGTTTCTGGTAAATGTTAGTTTAGGCTCAATCCGTATTCCGTTTCAGGATGTAGTAAAAAGCCTTACCGGTGGCGAAGCAGGTAAAACCACCTGGCAATACATCATAGTAAATTACCGGCTTCCAAAAGCCATTACCGCTGTATTGGTTGGCATGGCACTTTCGGTGAGTGGTCTGCTTATGCAAACACTCTTCCGTAACCCGCTGGCGGGCCCCGATGTTTTAGGACTAAGCTCAGGCGCAAGCCTTGGTGTTGCCTTTGTACTACTCGGCGCAGGTCTATTGCCGGGTATACTGGCAGGCTTTTTCCTTTCGCCGTATGGCATAGTAATGGCATCAACTATAGGAAGTTGTATTGTACTGCTTGCTATACTTGTTGTTTCGCAACGATTACGGGATACAATGGCTATACTTATAATCGGGCTAATGTTTACCGGCTTTACAGGAGCTATAGTGAACGTGCTGACTTATTTTAGCAGTGCCGAACAATTACAAAAATTTACGTTTTGGGCTTTAGGAAGCCTGGGTAACCTGCCGTGGCAGCATATCATTATACTGGCTGTTACGTGCGTAATCGGGCTTTGTATGGCGGCCTTCTGCATAAAACCACTTGATGCTTTATTGTTGGGTGAACGTTATGCCAAAAGCATGGGTATTAACTTTAACAGGACAAGGCTAATAATTATACTGGCTACCAGCCTGCTTACAGGAACAATTACAGCTTTTACAGGCCCTATAACTTTTATAGGCCTGGTAGTGCCACACATAGCCAAACTTATTTTTAAAACCAGCAGCCACCTCGTTTTATACGCAGCTACAATACTACTGGGTGCTATTATAGTTTTGATTTGCGATACCTGTACACAAATGCCGGGCAGGGAATTTGTACTGCCTATCAATGCTATAACATCTATTATCGGTGCGCCAATAGTTATATGGCTGCTAATGCGTAAACAGAAAATAATGTATTAGGCTATGGAAAAAGGTAATATCATACTATCGGC
This region includes:
- a CDS encoding ABC transporter substrate-binding protein; the encoded protein is MRNLYYLLFFVALSVSGCKNDTKRTTDKNVAVINTITHANGLQIYRYDGYTVVKVTNPWPEAQQGFTYVMHKKGTTVPDSLRQYITVQVPLKTVVVTSTTHIPSLELFNAETTLTGFPGTDFISSKKTRARIDSGKVKEAGANETLNTEVLIDLAPDAVVGFSISGTNKALATLEQSGLKVLYNGDWTEQTPLGKAEWIKFFGALYDQEDKADKLFADIEKQYNDALRLAQKATTKPTVLGGAMFQDQWYLPQGGSWAALFLKDAKSNYLWADTEGTGSLTLSFETVLDKAQDADVWVGPGQFTTYKEMTDANPHYAQFKAFKTKNVYSYSSKKGATGGLLYFELAPTRPDLVLKDLIAILHPELMPGYQLHFFEKLK
- a CDS encoding iron ABC transporter; protein product: MHNKKRNIALFTLLGIALLLLFLVNVSLGSIRIPFQDVVKSLTGGEAGKTTWQYIIVNYRLPKAITAVLVGMALSVSGLLMQTLFRNPLAGPDVLGLSSGASLGVAFVLLGAGLLPGILAGFFLSPYGIVMASTIGSCIVLLAILVVSQRLRDTMAILIIGLMFTGFTGAIVNVLTYFSSAEQLQKFTFWALGSLGNLPWQHIIILAVTCVIGLCMAAFCIKPLDALLLGERYAKSMGINFNRTRLIIILATSLLTGTITAFTGPITFIGLVVPHIAKLIFKTSSHLVLYAATILLGAIIVLICDTCTQMPGREFVLPINAITSIIGAPIVIWLLMRKQKIMY